The region TGCTGTGCAAAAACCTAAAGATATGTTCAAGTTCAACGCCGGTGCCGCTTTTAGAAAGGGCGATAAAAAGATCGTTGGGTTGAATCATGCCCAAGTCGCCGTGCAAAGCATCGTTGGGGTGCAAAAAAAAAGCGGGAGTTCCTAAGCTTGCAAAGGTTGACGCTAGTTTTTGGCCAACCAAGCCAGACTTACCACTTCCCGAGAAAATAACTTTTCCTGAAACGTGTGCAATGCGCTGCACTAATTGAATTGCCGTTGCTGGCAGATGACGTAAAAGAAACTGAATACTGGTTGCTTCTGCTGTCAAGACGCGGACCAGTTCGTGCTCAATGAGCGAAGGATTAAGGGGTGTTGATGTGCGAGGGCTTGCTGCCTGTTCGCTCAGCATCCTATCTCCAGTTATTGGTTACGCTTGTTCCTGCTCTTCTGGATGTTGTTCGTCGTAATCGTCCAAAGAAGTCTGAACCTTATCAAGAAGCTCGTTAATCTTGAGTACCTTTTCTTGCTTTTCATCAAACAAGAAAATTAAGCTCGGCGTATATTTGCCGTGCATAACTTTGGCAAGAGCGGTACGCATTGATGGCTTATACAATTTAAGCCGGTCAAGAGCTTTATTGAACATTGCCTGTGCAGCTGCTTTAAAATCTTCTACTTTTGGGTCTGGGTAAGCAGCAAAGTAAATATAGCAGATACCATTGTCGGCTGAAAGCTCAACTCTGGTTATAAAGACTGCGGCAACGTCTGGCTCTTCTCGGCCAAGTGCGTGGACTAAGGTAGAGATTTCACGAAGTAAGAAAGATTTTTTTTGTTCTTTTTTACGCTCGTTTGGTTTTCGTTCATTCACAGACAGCTACTCAATATTCGCTAAAAAAGCGTGCTAAGAGACTAGGAGCTCAGTAATTCAATATTTTTCAGGATGCCGTTCTTAATGGCACGCATGAGGCGTTTACGCTTTTTTTGCGTGGTTGGCTCAAAGTACACTTGGCGCTTCATATCACGCACAACGCCTTCGCGTTCAATTTTCTTTTTGAGCTGTTTAAGACTTTTTTCAAGATTACCTTGAACCTGAATTTCGATGTTAAACGTTTTTTTTGCCATACGTCTCTAACGCCGCCTTTCAATTAAAGAAGAGGGTTAAACTTTTTGAATTCTACCCTCAATTTTACGTGATTTTCATCAGTTTGTCAATCTAAAGTCCCG is a window of Candidatus Babeliales bacterium DNA encoding:
- the rpsU gene encoding 30S ribosomal protein S21, yielding MAKKTFNIEIQVQGNLEKSLKQLKKKIEREGVVRDMKRQVYFEPTTQKKRKRLMRAIKNGILKNIELLSS
- a CDS encoding ribosome-binding factor A, producing MNERKPNERKKEQKKSFLLREISTLVHALGREEPDVAAVFITRVELSADNGICYIYFAAYPDPKVEDFKAAAQAMFNKALDRLKLYKPSMRTALAKVMHGKYTPSLIFLFDEKQEKVLKINELLDKVQTSLDDYDEQHPEEQEQA